From the genome of Nicotiana tabacum cultivar K326 chromosome 17, ASM71507v2, whole genome shotgun sequence:
CCCAATCCCAATATAACCTAATCAGTCCTTTAAAAATTCAAGAGCTAGTAAACTTGGTAACAGCTTTAGTCCCTTCAGAAACAGCATGCTTCGCCAATTCACCAGGCAATACCAATCTAACCGCCGTCTGAATTTCCCTCGACGTAATTGTAGGCTTCTTATTATACCGCGCTAATTTAGAAGCTTCTTGAGCAAGTTTCTCAAATATATCGTTAATAAAACTGTTCATTATTCCCATCGCTTTGCTCGAAATTCCTATATCGGGATGCACTTGTTTTAGCACTTTGAATATATAGATCTTGTACGTCTCCGAACTCTtcttcaccttcttcttcttcttttctccgACGACGGGACCGACGTCTTTAGGGAGCTTTTTACCAGCTTTTGACTTCTTCTCCGCCGGAACTTCAGATTTTTCCGGTACCAGATTCTTTTCAGCGGGTTTCTTCTCTGCTTTCGGAGCCATGGTATAGTGTAGAAATTTACCGAAGATTTGAGAAAGATGAGAAGTTTGTTGGAGAAGAATGGGGTGTGGTTTTTGTATTTATAAGTAATTGAGGTTTGTTTTGATTGGAGAACGAAGAGAGACGAGGATTGATGACGTGGAAATATAAGAAACGTCAATTTGTGTTGGAGGTTAAATCTACGGCTTAAAGAGGATAGTGGAGCTGAGCAGGTGTAGATCATTTGCTACGGAAATAATGGCGTCAAAAGAGGGGAGGAATGAGTAAAAATAACATTACTCCCTCCGCAGCTTTTTGTTTGTTAGAAGAATTTGGTTTAAATTAATTCactttacaatttttttttttaaaaaagacatTAATTTAAGTgagaaatacttttgaaattattaatttaaataagtCATACTATTTGTGTGGCTACTAAATTTTTttcattagtgataaaataaaaaattaaattaaattgtttttgaatttataaatggcATTTTTTAAACATACTAATAAGAAAATGGTAATATAACATAAACTAAAACGCATGAAGTACTTTTTTTTACTATTAATGTTATTACCTTACTTTTTAATAGGTTTCTCGAAATCTTAAATGGCAAATAGCAAAGGGGAAAGATTATAACATTATAATTGGGAATGTTTTTCAATCTAACTAAtctatttttgttgatttttttggtTAACGaagatttaatattaatatttatataaatagTTATGCATCATTAGAGGGAACTGGGTCTAGACAAAACGGATAAAAGTTTTGTtggattttatttattaaataaaagAGGTGTGAATGAATAAtggaggaaaataaaattttgaattgGCTCCTTTTTACACAGGAACTTTGTCCCTTAAAATTCTCGTGCTTATATATAGAAATACTTCTTCTAGCTTTTAAAAAGTTGAGAAGAAAGCAAGTATCACACCGTTGTTATCGTCGTCGTCGCtcagattcggatttggtcaattaATATAATTGATTGATAATTATTTTGGACCACTTTGTTTTGGATCTGCAACATTATTTTTCCAACGGTCAAATTCCCGGCCAAACTGTCCATTTAACAGAAACTTAAATAATTTCTACCAAATAGACACCTTTTCAAACGAACATGTATCTTTGCACTTGTTAAACATGTATCTTTGCACTTGTTAGAACTCAAGTTCGTTGGTTATAAATAGAGATGATTAGCCTTATTTTTCACCACCGAAAATCTACAAACTCTCCCCTCTCTCTTCTGTATTTCTGTATTATTTTTTCAAAGCAAAACATAAGCATCTAGTGTGATTTGCTTCGCCATTTGAGTTCGCCGAAATTCTATGATTTGTAGTGCCGCTATcacataatagttattttattCTATTCTGAGAAGAATTAATCCGAAATCTTGGGCAActgtgaggggattaaattctttAAGGATATACAAGAAACTCGTGGGCtcaaaattttctatttttattttcttaaactaacGGCTTctgtttttttctattttttgaacacagtatactaacaagcttaaagaatttaatttatATTTCTGTTTTCATCTTACTTTCTGGTTTGGGAGAGTAAAATCCTAGTGATTTTCTACTCCCGCTTTGGAGATTAAAATATTCGAATTATCTACTCCAGTTTGAGATTAAAGTCTATGTGGCTTTCTACTCAATCCGAGAttaaaatctttgtgattttctaTTTAGTTGTGTGTATAcagtttgaagatataaaaacttcatcgacTTACTAAATTCGGTTGTGTCaatttcttttacagaaaaaCGACAAATACAGAATAACAAAATGGTTATGTTGTGACTACTATTCCTGCAATGGCTACTGCATCTTCATGTCGCACAATGCCTGCACCGGCGATGGCACCAGcagaaaaatccgaaaatattttcggCGTGGACTTCAAGCGCTGGCAACATAAAATGTTCTTCTACCTACCACGCTCAATTTGCAGCGCTTTATCAATGAGGACGTTCCATTCTTGACCGAAGAAACTTAAGATAATGAGTGGTTTGTGGTCACGGGGGCatggaagcattctgacttcttgTGCAAAAATTATATCTTGAATTAATTGGAAGATCGCTTGTACAATGTTTATAGTATCATGAAAATTTCGAAAGAGTTGTGGAACgctcttgaaaagaaatataagataGAAAATGTTGGACTTAAAAAATATGTTGCCACAAAGTTCTTAGACTTTAAAATGGTTGATAGCAAGTCTGTCATAGCTCAAGTCCAAAAACTGTAAGTCATTGTTCACgacctccttgctgaaggtataagtaGAATCAATATTCTAATTAAAGATATTGATTATATtactaattataaatttatgATTAAAGGTACGGTCATAAATGAAGTGTTTCAAGTTGCGACATTAATTGAAAAGCTGCCTCTACTGTGGAAGGACTTTAAGAACTACTTGAAACATAAGCATAAATAAATGACGCTTGAAAACCTTATTGTTCGCCTAAGGATTGAAGAGGAGGACAATAAGTCTGCAGAAAAGAAGTCTCGTGAAAACCCAACAATAATGTGAGCAAATATTATTGAAGAAGCTTCAACGAGCAAAAAGCGAAAAAGCTGTCTGGATCAAGGAATTACCCAAGCACAAATAACTTCAAAGGTAATTGCCACAATTGTGGAAATATTGGACATAAGGCTGTCAACTGTAGTGCACCAAAGAAGGACAAAAAGAAAATCCAAGCAAACATGATTGAGAATAGGGAAGAAATGGACAACTTgtatgccatgctttctgaatgcatcCTGGTTGGAAATCCTAGAtaatggtggattgattctgggccactcgccatgtttgtgctaacaaAGAGTTGTTTACTTCTTATGCTCCCGCTGGACCCAACAAGACAATTTTTATGGTAAATTCTGTTGTTGCAAAAATTAAAGAAACGAGCAAGATAGTTTTGAAGATGACTTCTGGAAAGATTATTACTCTAAACAATATCCTTTATGTTTATGAAATACAGACGAATTTAGTCTCAACATCACTTCTAGTTAAGAATGACTTTAAGTGTGTTTTTGTTTCCTACAAGGTTATagttagtaagaatgaaatgtatgtaggAAAAAGTTACCTTATTGAGGGTCTTTTCAAGCTAAATGTAATTGCCATTGAAATGAATAAAATTTAAACTTCTTCTTACTTGCTTGaatcaaataatttatggcatgaaCATTTAGCTCACTACAACTTCAAGACTTTGCAAAAAaagattaatttggaagtattgcctaagtttgaatgcagTAACTCAAAATGTTAAATATGTGTCAAAGTATGTCAAACATCCATATAAGTCTGTTGAAaagaattcaaatcctttagactttcACACAAATATTTGcgatatgaagtcaataccatctcacggtgaaaaaaagtatttcataacttttattgacgataatactagatattgctatatttacttacttaatagtaacgATGAAGTAATTGATTCATTCAAGCAGTacaaaaatgaaattgaaacacaactaaataaaaagatcaaaatgattaaaagtgataggggtggtgaatatgaatctccttttgaagaaatatgttggGAATATGACAATTTGAAATTTTGGAATaattgccccttaataaatcttgaatttattgtttaatgtgttttctcttttgttgAGCGGGGCGAACGCCTCAGcaggttaaatagatgcatctatggtttgtgtcgttcgaccctcggcagtgcacaatttaaatactatgttggattgggtcgtacgacctcggcatgatttacGCATGATTGAATTGGTTGCTTTGAAATTtatgataattgatattgcttcattggcctaagatataaattgataaacggtgaaaaaataaatttggaaatttcttattaacaaaagaattattcacttattttatgatattgagcttacatccgttctacgtaatccatacttaattatatcattgatattttatttatagcccatagttaGTGTCgaaatcgacccctcgtcactacttcttcgaggttaggcgggatacttattgggtacgcgttgatttacgtactcatactacacttgctgcacatttttgtgcaggtacatatatgtctagtggccttgtgggaaCAGAGGCACgattattgcggggacttaggtgagctgcattccacgttaTGAGTCCgtagccaacagagtctccttcagagtatttatctTTCTCTTGTccgaatttgtattccggacagatgttgtactttattttacattcctagttgaagctcatgcacttgtgataccgtgttttgggatgatttgggtTGTCATGTATTGAagtttgttaaaaatattattattcactctgtaaattccatcctttactatttaattgaaggaaatatgatttcaaaaaaatattaaaatgagaaccaaattaagtaattattcttggcttgcctgatagtagtgtccgacgccatcacggcctttatagattttggttcgtgacaacatggtatgcgagcactaggttcacttaggtatcacgagtcatgagcgagtctagtagagtcttgcggattggtacagagaagtctgtacttttcttcgagaggctacaagactattatgagcacttcccttcttgattcctcatcgtgcgatttgatttcttTAAGGCTTATGCCTTAATTtccttcccattcaatcttatgcgtCGTGAAGCGCTTGTAATAAATTTgaaatcgaggaattttaatttcacaactgATGTagagcaggatgtttctccctgcgtattcgatTGGGCTGATGTCGTCGACTTGTGGAAGGAAGTTCTGTCATCTCAGCTTAGTAGCTGTATTTCTAATGGTTTTGGGGCTATGCAccaattgctatgatgttcacGAGTTGTTATGGCACAGTATTAAAGCaatggtaggatacttgtctGCGTATAGGGGCAATGAATGATTTGAAAGGAGGTTTTTATCAATACGTGATCCAGAGGTTCAGTGTTTTATTTCTAACGGagggaaaggcaatcagactaagaatgttcaggttGGATTTATGGAGTAAAGAGACTTGgtatttcgagcatggtggaattttcatctatgatgtggtgtcgtctccctggattgaatgtgttaagttcgccgatgttatggtcttcatcaattttCCTTCGGGGCAGGGTAGTGTTAAATAGTACCGGGAAAGAGGCTGTCAGAGATCGCaatgtgcggtggttcaggacttTATCGGTGGTCCGGGTGTTGAGGgatcaaggaagatgatcttcggaaatGTTTAAAGTTGGTAGGGatcgattggttcaagtgctacataggtagattttgatttaaggcaacaactgaacaatgaaggatgaggaagaacatgtgggaggtttcttgcggtggttaaattctagaaggccaagtgtgagaaacaaaaGTCGGGTAGTTTCTTAAAGgatttgaccaaagtgggagagtggtagaGCAACATACAGGTTCTGTGATGGTATAGCCACACATCTTGGGGGaagttagagtgatttgggattcatggtggacagtgactaggtctacgtgCTTGATttagaatattggctgctatattgaggaagattgggtgcGACAGGAAgaagttgcttgatatgaagaaggatacaatatgattttggattggaatgtatcatCACAcgtttagttgatgtcaatggggagttAACGGgcttgtacaactggtgaatgagcacgggcttaGGAGGGTTTAAGGATTTCATGGTAATGGCACTTAGTGCAACGTCGTTGGAAGGTGTCGGCATGGACTTTCCACAGGTGAGTTATCTCATGTGAGCAGGTTGGCGGTTGTATGGTGTCGACGAAGCCTCTACGGAGAATTTTATtggctatccagtaagaggtcgaatatgtgaatgtggctagtgattcagaatgttcatgaaatatTTGAtataaggatttcgaggaatttggcgggttgattgtgcaaaatcatgtcaatgggggataaggagtctcagtgggttccagagttatgcaatggtagcttcaagctaagtgggagagctccactgtctatgattggattgcatggttgtctacttgtgaggtttctagttatcagcatattggtgggttgctacgactaaggaaagaaaacattagtggtgatttgagccaaggatttgagaaatgtgtgttatattttatcgattcatgttcatgTTTTGGGAATacttagagtttatgcttcgtgtagatgtgatgtacaaggaaaggaattcagctggttgcttctttgagaaggtgttcatgtgccagcagggccttggagcttgatcataattgggaacaagtcagagtgggtgactctcaataatggttctagtgggttcaaagtGTGGTTCCTAAGGATTTAGAgccagtagtatggttaagtattgagcttttgcagtggattataaAAAAGGGCTTGGGATATTTTATGTTATCATTGGGTATGTGATACAGTATTGGAagatgggagaaaataacttcggaatcATAGggaaattatcagaatgggtgtaccagttgaagatgtgaatatgcgcacaagaagggtatgagatggttcaagGGTtgtgagacagcatggtctcgtgaaatgaggtccactcaggatgagtgcagatttgggttcatgatgttttgaatggagctattattatttctagggcaagtcccgagtaaagtagaagaagtggctcggttggTAATAGTTGAATCAACACGGTTATGGCAGTGACCAGTTTTTATAGcatgaagttatacatgtggtttgtggttgtgcacttgggcttgagcgccaccacaacttggttgatttgggaggtattcgattcgTATGGCTTTGTTGCGTAAATGGATTTCCGGAAGAGTTATAGCAGTTTAGATTACGAGATGAGGTTGTATTTTAtgcggtttgggaattcagttgcgtgttgcattggttcttctcaaatgagctaagtaaaagaTTTCTATATGATGAGGTATTTATCCTATTAGTGGATCAGGGGTTATTATGGGATTctggtactctcacgtattgacatgttaggtgcagtgagtggcatgggaaattggaagctgaggatcaTGGTTGCGGTTTgatgttgacaagaatgtcacgagctcgaatgatcagggaagaattcagatgtttggagtaagctggtattgtcttagcgtcacctgagatcggtgtcctgtgtaagaggctttgtgtactgatttacggcttcttgatttgctttacatcattagtgtggccggtggtatggatgtgcagacttgttacctggtgcggaaggtcgtgagAGCGTATCCCACGagaatattgtataagtgtgacatgtagtcacttgattgattaaagatttaaaaccaagt
Proteins encoded in this window:
- the LOC107764049 gene encoding histone H2B-like, with protein sequence MAPKAEKKPAEKNLVPEKSEVPAEKKSKAGKKLPKDVGPVVGEKKKKKVKKSSETYKIYIFKVLKQVHPDIGISSKAMGIMNSFINDIFEKLAQEASKLARYNKKPTITSREIQTAVRLVLPGELAKHAVSEGTKAVTKFTSS